Proteins encoded within one genomic window of Syntrophobacterales bacterium:
- the infA gene encoding translation initiation factor IF-1, translating into MAKEESIEVEGKVVEPLPNAMFRVELENGHKVLAHISGKMRMHFIKILPGDKVTVQLSPYDLTRGRIVYRTK; encoded by the coding sequence ATGGCAAAGGAAGAATCCATAGAGGTTGAAGGCAAGGTTGTCGAGCCTCTGCCCAATGCAATGTTCAGGGTGGAACTGGAAAATGGCCATAAGGTGCTTGCCCATATTTCCGGAAAGATGAGGATGCATTTTATAAAAATCCTCCCGGGGGATAAGGTTACGGTGCAGCTTTCCCCGTATGATCTGACGCGCGGCAGGATTGTTTACCGGACCAAGTGA
- the rpmJ gene encoding 50S ribosomal protein L36, whose protein sequence is MKVRSSVKKICDKCKIVKRKGVLRVICENPKHKQRQG, encoded by the coding sequence GTGAAGGTAAGATCGTCCGTAAAGAAAATTTGCGATAAGTGCAAGATTGTAAAGCGAAAGGGCGTTTTGCGTGTGATTTGCGAAAATCCCAAGCACAAGCAGCGTCAGGGATAG
- the rpsM gene encoding 30S ribosomal protein S13, with protein sequence MARIAGVDLPKNKRMEIALTYIYGIGRAKSLYILNNAGVNPDTKTDMLADSELTAIRGIIDKDLKVEGDLRRDVSMSIKRLMDIGTYRGLRHRKGLPVRGQKSRTNARTRKGPRRSIAAKKK encoded by the coding sequence GTGGCAAGAATTGCGGGCGTAGATTTACCTAAGAATAAGAGGATGGAGATTGCACTCACCTATATCTATGGCATAGGAAGGGCAAAATCCCTGTATATTCTTAATAATGCCGGTGTAAATCCCGACACGAAAACCGATATGCTGGCGGATTCGGAGTTAACGGCCATCCGCGGCATTATCGACAAGGATTTAAAGGTAGAGGGAGACTTGAGAAGAGACGTCTCAATGTCGATCAAGAGACTTATGGATATCGGAACATACCGGGGTTTGCGCCATCGCAAGGGGCTTCCGGTGAGGGGGCAGAAAAGCCGTACGAATGCCCGGACCAGGAAAGGACCGAGAAGGTCGATTGCAGCAAAAAAGAAATAG
- the rpsK gene encoding 30S ribosomal protein S11, with protein sequence MAKPVRKTGKKKEKKNIPEGIIHIQSTFNNTIVTIADLSGNVIAWSSSGMQGFKGSRKSTPFAAQMAAEDAVKKAKEHGLRSVQVYVKGPGSGRESALRALSTTGIRITTIRDVTPVPHNGCRPPKRRRV encoded by the coding sequence ATGGCAAAGCCGGTTAGAAAAACAGGTAAAAAGAAAGAAAAGAAGAATATTCCCGAGGGAATAATTCATATTCAGTCAACGTTTAACAATACGATTGTAACCATTGCCGATTTAAGCGGCAATGTGATTGCCTGGTCTTCATCGGGGATGCAGGGTTTTAAAGGTTCCCGAAAAAGCACCCCCTTTGCGGCGCAGATGGCGGCTGAGGATGCGGTGAAAAAGGCAAAGGAGCACGGACTCAGAAGCGTCCAGGTTTATGTGAAAGGGCCAGGTTCCGGACGGGAATCGGCGCTTCGGGCGCTCTCGACGACCGGAATCAGAATCACCACTATCCGTGACGTGACTCCGGTGCCGCACAACGGTTGTCGCCCCCCGAAACGAAGAAGGGTTTAA
- the rpsD gene encoding 30S ribosomal protein S4, with protein sequence MARYRDSVCRLCRREGLKLFLKGDRCYTEKCSFERRGFVPGEHGQLRKKSSDYGVQLREKQKLKRMFGLLEKQFRGYFEKAEQRKGVAGTNLLLFLERRLDNMVFRMGFANSRTEARQLIRHKHFLVGGKPVNIPSYLLDTGDAVEVCEKSRKVEKIIEAMETVSRRGVPQWLDVDKKNFRASVKMLPTREELTMPVNEQLVVELYSK encoded by the coding sequence TTGGCAAGGTATAGAGATTCAGTTTGCAGGTTGTGCCGCAGGGAAGGCTTGAAGCTTTTTTTGAAAGGCGACCGGTGTTACACCGAAAAATGCTCATTTGAAAGAAGGGGCTTTGTGCCTGGAGAGCACGGCCAGTTGCGCAAGAAATCTTCCGATTACGGTGTGCAGCTCAGGGAAAAGCAGAAGCTGAAGCGGATGTTCGGACTGCTGGAAAAGCAGTTCAGAGGCTATTTCGAGAAGGCCGAGCAGCGCAAGGGTGTCGCCGGAACGAACCTGCTTTTGTTTCTGGAAAGAAGACTCGACAATATGGTCTTCCGGATGGGATTTGCCAATTCACGGACGGAAGCCCGGCAGCTTATCAGGCACAAGCATTTTCTTGTGGGCGGCAAGCCTGTCAACATTCCTTCCTACCTGCTTGATACGGGCGATGCGGTCGAGGTCTGCGAGAAAAGTCGCAAGGTGGAGAAGATTATTGAAGCGATGGAAACTGTTTCCCGCCGGGGGGTTCCCCAATGGCTGGATGTTGACAAAAAGAATTTCCGCGCTTCCGTCAAAATGCTTCCTACCCGTGAGGAGTTGACGATGCCTGTGAATGAACAGCTGGTGGTAGAACTTTACTCCAAGTAA
- a CDS encoding DNA-directed RNA polymerase subunit alpha, with the protein MHKNWRSLIKPKRIEIDESTHTRYFAEFVCQPLERGFGTTLGNSLRRVLLSSIQGAAIVSVKFDGVFHEFSTIPGVKEDVTDIILNLKGVRLKLESEGPRTIYLDVSTPGEIKAGDLKLDPTMEILNPEHHIATILGDYSLKAQMEVRTGKGYVPARKEKESDQPEGTINIDAIYSPIKKVNYTVTYARVGQVADYDRLVLEVWTDGSVLPEDAVAYAAKILKEQIDLFINFPEEVDEEETLMVEQAQEIDNNELLTRSVEELELSVRSANCLKNAGINQIGELVQKTEAEMLKTKNFGRKSLNEIKEVLLEAGLSFGMGFEPASAKNESARDLDEEGV; encoded by the coding sequence ATGCATAAGAACTGGCGCAGTTTAATAAAGCCCAAAAGAATAGAAATAGACGAAAGCACTCATACAAGGTACTTTGCCGAGTTCGTTTGTCAGCCGCTGGAGCGCGGTTTCGGAACGACGCTGGGTAATTCCCTGCGCAGGGTGTTGCTGTCGTCCATCCAGGGAGCGGCAATTGTTTCCGTCAAATTTGACGGAGTTTTTCATGAATTTTCGACGATTCCTGGCGTAAAGGAAGATGTGACGGATATAATTCTCAACCTGAAGGGCGTTCGTCTGAAGCTTGAAAGTGAAGGCCCGAGAACAATCTATCTTGACGTTTCCACGCCGGGGGAGATCAAGGCCGGCGACCTCAAGCTTGACCCAACTATGGAAATACTCAATCCGGAACACCACATTGCGACAATTTTGGGGGATTATTCCCTGAAGGCGCAGATGGAGGTCAGGACGGGCAAGGGTTATGTGCCTGCCCGCAAGGAGAAGGAAAGCGACCAGCCGGAGGGCACGATCAATATCGACGCCATCTATTCCCCAATAAAGAAGGTCAACTATACCGTAACTTACGCCCGGGTCGGACAGGTTGCGGATTATGACCGTCTGGTTTTGGAGGTTTGGACAGACGGAAGCGTGTTGCCGGAGGATGCGGTTGCCTATGCGGCCAAGATCCTCAAGGAGCAGATCGATCTGTTCATCAATTTCCCCGAGGAAGTGGACGAGGAAGAAACCTTGATGGTAGAGCAGGCGCAGGAGATCGATAACAATGAATTGCTGACGCGCAGCGTGGAAGAGTTGGAGCTCTCTGTGCGCTCGGCGAACTGTCTGAAAAACGCCGGGATCAACCAGATCGGCGAGCTTGTTCAGAAGACGGAAGCGGAAATGTTGAAAACCAAGAATTTTGGCCGCAAATCGCTCAATGAGATAAAAGAAGTCCTGCTGGAAGCGGGTCTGAGTTTTGGCATGGGATTCGAGCCGGCTTCTGCAAAAAATGAAAGCGCCAGAGACTTGGACGAAGAGGGCGTATAA
- the rplQ gene encoding 50S ribosomal protein L17 encodes MGQGKFGSKLGRTTSHRKAMLRNMVTSLFKYEKIQTTNTKAQELKKVADKMVTLGKRGDLHARRQAASYVREREIVGKLFGELAERYKERLGGYTRIVHAGNRAGDNAPMSIIELMPGAVSEKPAAKKPAAKG; translated from the coding sequence ATGGGCCAGGGAAAATTCGGAAGTAAATTGGGCAGAACCACAAGCCATCGCAAGGCGATGTTGAGGAATATGGTAACGTCCCTGTTTAAATATGAGAAGATTCAAACCACCAACACCAAAGCGCAGGAGCTCAAAAAGGTAGCGGATAAGATGGTGACGCTGGGCAAACGGGGCGATTTGCATGCCCGTCGCCAGGCTGCCTCCTATGTTCGCGAACGCGAGATTGTGGGAAAGCTCTTCGGTGAGTTGGCGGAACGTTACAAGGAGCGTCTGGGCGGCTATACGAGGATCGTTCATGCCGGAAACCGCGCCGGCGACAATGCTCCGATGTCGATAATTGAACTTATGCCCGGCGCTGTCAGCGAAAAGCCGGCCGCAAAAAAACCCGCTGCAAAGGGATAG
- a CDS encoding bifunctional folylpolyglutamate synthase/dihydrofolate synthase, giving the protein MTYTESLSYLKALNPMGIRLGLEQIKALLERLGNPQDACPAVIIAGTNGKGSVAAMTASMLSAAGFRTGLYTSPDLIEFRERIRIDGEMISQQAAVACLQTVKKSVVETVSYFEFITAMAFLYFQRQKIDIAVLEVGMGGRQDATNVINPLVSVITNISREHEEYLGSTLEQIACEKGGVIKSGGICLTAARQPSVLKVLAGICQEKNAGLYRLGKEFRTILKGDGAFSYRGIRKNYKGLTCPFTGAHQLANAALALGVIEMVGEVNAGFAVPEEAVRRGLGDAKWEGRLEVLGRSPEVVVDGAHNSAGVATLCRALVNDFHYRKLILVFGVLGDKNYRMMAKRLFPLADRIIITRPPCERALDLEAFLPVASEFGENIEVIQSPGEALRQAFFLARKEDLICVAGSLYLVGEIKKMYQGKQS; this is encoded by the coding sequence ATGACCTATACAGAGTCGCTCTCCTATTTGAAAGCCCTGAACCCCATGGGCATTCGTCTGGGGCTTGAACAGATCAAGGCGCTCTTGGAGCGGCTGGGCAATCCCCAGGATGCCTGCCCGGCGGTGATTATTGCCGGCACCAATGGCAAGGGCTCTGTTGCCGCCATGACCGCTTCGATGCTGTCTGCAGCCGGCTTCCGGACAGGGCTTTACACCTCCCCTGATTTGATTGAATTTCGCGAGCGGATTCGCATCGATGGCGAGATGATAAGCCAGCAAGCGGCCGTCGCCTGCCTGCAAACCGTTAAAAAAAGCGTCGTCGAAACAGTCAGTTATTTCGAGTTTATTACCGCCATGGCGTTTTTGTATTTTCAGCGGCAGAAAATCGATATTGCTGTGCTGGAGGTGGGCATGGGGGGAAGACAGGACGCCACGAATGTCATAAACCCCCTCGTTTCCGTCATCACCAATATCTCCCGCGAACACGAGGAATATCTGGGCAGCACCCTGGAGCAAATAGCCTGCGAAAAAGGCGGGGTTATAAAAAGCGGGGGAATCTGTCTCACTGCGGCCCGTCAGCCGTCCGTTCTGAAAGTGTTAGCGGGGATCTGTCAGGAAAAAAATGCCGGCCTCTACCGGCTGGGGAAGGAGTTCCGCACTATCCTCAAGGGAGACGGCGCCTTTTCCTACCGGGGGATCAGGAAAAACTACAAGGGTCTGACGTGCCCCTTCACCGGGGCGCATCAACTTGCCAACGCCGCGCTGGCGCTGGGCGTCATTGAAATGGTCGGGGAGGTCAACGCCGGGTTTGCCGTTCCGGAAGAGGCTGTGCGCAGAGGGCTCGGCGATGCCAAGTGGGAAGGACGTCTGGAAGTTCTCGGACGCTCGCCGGAAGTTGTCGTTGACGGAGCGCACAATTCAGCGGGAGTCGCTACCCTGTGTCGCGCCTTGGTCAATGATTTCCACTACCGGAAGCTGATCCTCGTTTTCGGGGTTTTGGGGGATAAAAACTATCGGATGATGGCCAAAAGGCTTTTCCCCCTTGCCGACCGGATAATCATTACCCGTCCGCCTTGCGAGCGGGCGCTTGACCTTGAGGCGTTCTTGCCCGTTGCTTCCGAATTCGGCGAAAATATTGAGGTCATCCAAAGTCCGGGCGAGGCCCTGCGGCAGGCTTTTTTTCTTGCCAGGAAGGAAGACCTGATCTGTGTGGCCGGGTCCCTTTACCTTGTGGGGGAAATCAAGAAAATGTACCAGGGAAAGCAAAGCTGA
- the lptD gene encoding LPS assembly protein LptD, protein MAFEKDLGDGPVAIEADSIAYNGDDDSFHATGKVTITFPGGYLKADSVTFKRSANLAHAAGRVELKNDQDILTGEKVSFNIGARTGTVEEGGMFIAENHLYIQGERIEKKTEANYRVEEGSFTTCDGSCPDWRITGKEVDVTVDGYGTLKQGRFLIRDIPILYLPWLIFPAKTTRQTGFLFPRFSYSLDKNGLDVEIPFFWAISEGADATFYQRYLEKRGFKEGLELRYVITPDSSGVFYGDFIRDRQQIAETTGAISRDWQDDRNRWSYYFNHEAALANGLNIRADINRVSDHWYFRDFSTFNYYAEHYSPGGEERFRRVSFPGDESLGYLNSTVRMAKDWPLYNLTALVRYTDDFSSPDNNLTLQKYPEAILTGFRRPLFGSPLQMEFTGGYDYFFSQDGQRGQLGELSPTLFFPVKLGKYLKMTSWTGFRGDVWERSDSLTDGLEKNGQRGLLAMGTTLSTEFGRVYETGGQTLEKLRHVVKPEITYTYAPGASENIPDFLDRVADYHSLRYGMVSFVTARMKEKGGGTSYRELMRLKLSQAYDIREARRDAGEGQREIRPFGTIDLELDMSPFRYFLLSTRNKFDVNSGRIAQNNYDLALSDKRGDFVSVGYRYTRDILEEINLAVRAKLFSSLDVYYIIRQNQLERTTVESTVGLRYQKQCWAVELTVADRYNDRSVMAYFSLLGLGGSN, encoded by the coding sequence TTGGCTTTCGAAAAGGATTTGGGCGATGGACCGGTTGCAATTGAGGCCGATTCGATTGCCTATAACGGCGATGATGACTCGTTTCACGCGACGGGGAAGGTGACGATAACCTTTCCCGGGGGCTATCTCAAAGCCGATTCGGTGACATTCAAGCGCTCGGCGAATCTTGCCCATGCCGCAGGCCGCGTGGAGCTCAAAAACGACCAGGACATCCTCACCGGGGAGAAGGTTTCCTTCAATATTGGCGCCCGGACCGGAACGGTGGAAGAAGGGGGGATGTTTATTGCCGAGAACCATCTTTACATCCAGGGCGAGCGGATTGAAAAAAAGACGGAGGCCAACTACCGGGTCGAAGAAGGGTCGTTTACAACCTGTGACGGGAGCTGCCCGGACTGGAGAATAACCGGCAAAGAGGTGGATGTTACTGTTGATGGTTACGGAACGCTCAAACAGGGGCGGTTTCTGATCCGCGACATCCCGATTTTATATCTGCCCTGGCTGATCTTTCCCGCAAAAACTACTCGCCAGACAGGATTTTTATTCCCCCGTTTCTCATACTCACTCGACAAAAACGGGCTTGATGTGGAAATCCCGTTTTTCTGGGCCATTTCCGAGGGCGCCGACGCGACCTTTTACCAGCGCTACCTGGAAAAAAGGGGTTTCAAGGAAGGTCTGGAACTTCGCTACGTTATCACCCCCGATTCCTCCGGCGTTTTTTATGGCGATTTTATCCGCGACCGTCAGCAGATTGCGGAGACAACCGGAGCGATCAGCCGCGATTGGCAGGATGACCGGAACCGCTGGTCCTATTATTTCAACCATGAAGCAGCCCTGGCGAATGGTTTAAACATCAGGGCCGACATCAACAGAGTTTCTGACCACTGGTACTTTCGCGACTTTTCCACCTTCAACTACTACGCGGAACATTACTCGCCAGGCGGGGAGGAGCGATTCCGGCGAGTTTCCTTCCCGGGGGATGAATCACTCGGATATCTGAATTCCACCGTACGAATGGCAAAGGATTGGCCCCTCTACAACCTGACGGCGCTTGTCCGTTATACCGACGATTTTTCCTCACCGGACAACAATCTGACGCTGCAGAAATATCCGGAGGCGATCCTGACGGGTTTTCGGCGGCCCCTTTTCGGCAGCCCGCTGCAGATGGAATTTACCGGCGGCTATGATTATTTCTTCAGTCAGGATGGTCAGCGGGGGCAGCTTGGGGAACTGAGCCCGACCCTCTTTTTCCCCGTCAAGCTGGGGAAGTATCTGAAAATGACGTCATGGACCGGCTTCCGGGGCGATGTCTGGGAACGTTCCGATTCCCTGACCGACGGATTGGAAAAAAACGGCCAGCGCGGCTTATTGGCAATGGGGACAACGCTGTCCACCGAGTTTGGCCGCGTCTATGAAACAGGGGGCCAAACGCTGGAAAAACTCCGGCATGTCGTCAAGCCGGAAATCACCTACACTTATGCCCCGGGCGCATCGGAAAATATTCCCGACTTTCTCGATCGGGTTGCTGATTACCATAGCCTGAGATATGGAATGGTCAGCTTTGTTACCGCGAGGATGAAGGAAAAAGGCGGGGGAACCAGCTACCGGGAACTGATGCGGCTGAAGTTAAGCCAGGCGTACGATATCAGGGAAGCCAGAAGGGACGCGGGGGAAGGACAAAGGGAAATTCGTCCCTTCGGCACTATCGATCTGGAGCTGGATATGTCGCCTTTTCGCTATTTTTTACTGTCAACCCGTAATAAATTTGACGTCAATTCCGGGAGGATAGCGCAGAACAACTACGATTTGGCATTATCCGACAAGCGCGGCGATTTTGTCTCGGTTGGTTACCGCTATACCAGGGACATACTCGAAGAGATAAACCTTGCAGTCAGGGCGAAACTTTTTTCTTCCCTTGATGTCTATTATATCATCAGACAAAATCAGCTTGAGCGCACGACAGTCGAATCCACCGTGGGGCTGAGGTATCAGAAACAGTGCTGGGCCGTGGAGTTGACCGTTGCCGATCGCTATAACGACCGGAGCGTGATGGCATATTTTTCCCTGCTGGGGTTGGGGGGGAGCAATTGA
- the rplM gene encoding 50S ribosomal protein L13, which yields MKTYQAKQGEVQRDWYLVDAGGKILGRMASEIAARLRGKHKPVYTPYTDTGDFVIVVNAGSVALTGKKLTDKIYYHHSGYPGGIKATAAGKMLKEKPEELIRAAVRGMLPKNTLGRAMMKKLKIYAGGDHPHEAQCPRILEL from the coding sequence ATGAAGACATATCAGGCAAAACAGGGAGAAGTTCAGCGAGACTGGTACCTCGTGGACGCCGGAGGCAAGATTCTGGGCCGGATGGCAAGCGAGATAGCAGCCCGTCTGCGGGGGAAGCACAAACCGGTTTATACCCCCTATACCGATACCGGCGATTTCGTGATTGTCGTAAATGCCGGCAGTGTGGCCCTTACCGGCAAGAAGCTTACCGACAAGATTTATTATCATCATTCCGGTTATCCGGGAGGGATTAAGGCGACCGCGGCGGGGAAGATGCTCAAGGAGAAGCCCGAAGAGCTGATCCGGGCGGCGGTCAGGGGAATGCTGCCGAAGAACACGCTCGGGCGCGCCATGATGAAGAAACTCAAGATCTACGCCGGCGGCGATCATCCGCACGAGGCGCAGTGTCCACGGATACTTGAGTTATAG